The genome window AAACGTCAGACCTTTCTTCTCGTTCACCGGAATTTGGACCACGTTCTTGAGCTGATATTCCACCGGGTCCTCGATCGTGATGATCTTGTCCTCTTTCTTGTTCACCTCGTTCAGCGCCGCATAGAGGGTGGTGGTCTTGCCGCTGCCGGTCGGGCCGGTGACGAGGACCATGCCATAGGAGGCCGTGATGGCCCGCCGAAATTTCTTGAGGTCGTCCGCCTTCAGTCCCAGCGCGTCCAGATGCAGCCCCCGCTTGCCGGAGGTGAATTCCTCCTTTGCCAGAATACGGATCACGACCGACTCACCGAACGCGCTCGGCAGCACCGAGACCCTGAAGTCGATCGTCCGTTTCTCAATCCGCAGTTTGAACCGCCCGTCCTGGGGCGTACGGCGTTCGGCGATATCCAGCTCGGACATCACTTTGATCCGGGAGACCAGGGGATTGTGAAAGCGCAGGTCCAGCGCCTCCATCGCCAGGTACAGGACCCCATCGATGCGGTACTTCACTTCGGTGACCCCGTCGGCGGGCTCGATGTGAATATCGCTCGCGCGTTTTTGCAGTGCGCTGAGAATGATCGTATCGACGAGGCGGACAACCGGGCTTTCGTCCTTGTTGATCCGCTCGACCGAGAGCACTTCCTCCCCTTGCTCGTTTTCATGCACCAGCACGGGGCGGAATTCGTCCTGCACGCGCGCGACCATCTGGCTGTTCCGCTCGCTCTCCTTCAGCGCTTCCAGAATCGCCGGGCGGGGCGCGACGACGACACGAAACTCGCGGCCGAGCGCGCGCTCAAGGTGATCGAGCGCCCGCAAGTCTTGTGGATCAGGTACGGCCAGCGTCAGGAGACCGTCGCGCTCTTCGAGCGGGAGAAAACAGTATTGGCGCATCCAGTCCACCGGAATCGTCGAGAACTTTTCGAAGTCCACGCGGAAATCCTGCAGCACATGAAACGGCACGGCGTATTGCTCAGCGAGCGCCTCCGCCAGAGCCGCTTCGGAAATGATTCCTTCCTCAAGCAGCCGCGCCTGTAGCGCCCGTTGCGACCCATTCCCTTCGGCAAGCAACCGTTCGACTTGCTCCGAAGAGAGCACACCCGCGCGCGCAGAAGATCAAGCAAGGCAGCCCGTCGCACCAAGGTCGGCATTGCTCAACTCCTTCCTAACGATCCCCTCTCTTTCACTTCTAATTGTCTCCTCCCTCTCCCCTAGCGGGAGAAGGCTAGGGTGAGGGGTAAACTCTTTTAGCTGTGCGCTGTGCAAC of Nitrospirota bacterium contains these proteins:
- a CDS encoding GspE/PulE family protein; this translates as MLSSEQVERLLAEGNGSQRALQARLLEEGIISEAALAEALAEQYAVPFHVLQDFRVDFEKFSTIPVDWMRQYCFLPLEERDGLLTLAVPDPQDLRALDHLERALGREFRVVVAPRPAILEALKESERNSQMVARVQDEFRPVLVHENEQGEEVLSVERINKDESPVVRLVDTIILSALQKRASDIHIEPADGVTEVKYRIDGVLYLAMEALDLRFHNPLVSRIKVMSELDIAERRTPQDGRFKLRIEKRTIDFRVSVLPSAFGESVVIRILAKEEFTSGKRGLHLDALGLKADDLKKFRRAITASYGMVLVTGPTGSGKTTTLYAALNEVNKKEDKIITIEDPVEYQLKNVVQIPVNEKKGLTFARGLRSILRHDPDKIMVGEIRDAETAQIAIQSALTGHLVFTTVHANNAFDVIGRFVNMGIEPYNFVSSLNCIMAQRLVRTICPSCKIAVTVSPAHCKQLGFDYQLFKDRPIYEGKGCLECHGLGYRGRHGITEFLSLTEPIKELILDRRPTSEIRRAALADGMTTLREAGIEKVLKGETTLSEVNRMTFVG